The Populus alba chromosome 4, ASM523922v2, whole genome shotgun sequence genome contains a region encoding:
- the LOC118031093 gene encoding NADH dehydrogenase [ubiquinone] 1 beta subcomplex subunit 3-B, with protein sequence MGKPLGSTGEFFRRRDEWRKHPMLTNQFRHATPGLGIALVAFGVYLVGEQVYNKIYAPSSDHSSSHSH encoded by the coding sequence atggGGAAACCTTTGGGATCAACAGGAGAGTTCTTCAGGAGAAGAGACGAATGGAGGAAGCATCCCATGCTCACCAACCAATTCCGCCACGCCACTCCTGGCCTCGGCATCGCTCTTGTAGCCTTTGGCGTCTATCTTGTTGGAGAGCAAGTCTATAACAAGATTTATGCTCCTTCCTCTGACCACTCCTCTTCTCACTCCCACTGA
- the LOC118031091 gene encoding toll/interleukin-1 receptor-like protein: MAFTSYTYQVFLSFRGEDTRKNFTDHLYSALSKAGIVTFRDDNSIQRGENIELEIEKAIQESQMSVVVLSKDYASSTWCLDELVMIMDRKRTAGHIVLPVFYDVDPSEVGEQTGNYAEAFAKHQDHFQDDMERVEKWKATLKEVAYLGGMVLQDRHESQFIGDIVEEVGKRLDSTVLLAPFIAWHRYRLLVKKTKMIVYILYIICISIFFGLFLYKFICTWIYLQSEVDRHLKDDHDRVWKGNGLRGAGTQQEIVMELLHSTGTKKNIDMGIKIMCSLVLAFCLS, encoded by the exons ATGGCTTTTACGTCGTATACTTACCAggtgttcttgagttttagaggcGAAGACACCCGCAAGAATTTCACCGATCACCTTTACTCGGCGTTGTCCAAGGCAGGGATTGTCACGTTCAGAGACGATAATAGCATCCAGAGAGGAGAAAACATCGAGTTAGAAATAGAGAAGGCAATCCAAGAATCGCAGATGTCAGTTGTTGTGCTCTCTAAAGATTATGCTTCTTCGACATGGTGCCTGGACGAACTTGTGATGATCATGGATCGTAAGAGGACTGCTGGACATATCGTTCTACCTGTTTTCTACGATGTGGATCCATCTGAAGTTGGGGAGCAGACAGGGAATTATGCTGAAGCCTTTGCTAAACACCAAGATCATTTCCAGGATGACATGGAGAGGGTAGAGAAATGGAAGGCAACACTCAAAGAAGTTGCATACCTGGGAGGGATGGTTCTACAGGATAG GCACGAGTCACAATTCATTGGAGACATAGTTGAGGAGGTAGGAAAGAGACTGGACTCCACAGTACTGCTTGCTCCTTTTATTGCCTGGCATAGATACCGGCTGCTCGTGAAGAAGACGAAGATGATTGTATACATACTCTATATCATATGTATTtcgattttttttggtttgtttctcTACAAATTTATCTGCACTTGGATATACCTACAATCAGAGGTTGACCGCCATCTCAAAGACGACCATGATCGAGTTTGGAAAGGAAATGGACTCCGTGGAGCTGGGACCCAGCAAGAAATAGTTATGGAATTACTCCACAGCACTGGgaccaagaaaaatattgatatggGAATCAAAATCATGTGTTCGTTGGTGCTAGCATTCTGTCTATCATAA